The segment GTACGGCCTTGCGATGGAATACATGAAAAATGGCGATACAGCAAAGGCGCTTCAAACGTTTGACGATTTATTGCAACGCGATTCTAATTATTTGCCGGTGTATTACCAAATGGCCAAAGCGCTCGAATATGCGGGGCGGGCATCTGATGCTGCGGACATTTACCGGCGTGGTCTCTTTGTCGCCAAACAACAAAACAATCTTCACGCATTAAGCGAATTGCAATCGGCTTTGGATGAATTAGAAGACAGCTAATTGGCCGTTATGCAAAAAAAAATCAGTTAACCTCTTAGTTCAATGAAAAAAAACAAACCTAAACAAACGTCCGGTCAGCAGCAAGGCGGCGGGAAACGTAAGCGTATTTCTAACGTAGCGCCTTCGGCAACCGGACACAGTCATGGGCATGGTCACGGTCATGGCGGAGGATTTCGCCGCCATCGCCATAAAGGCAAACAAAAGATCAACCTCTACGAAGCCAAAATATACAAAGGAGCATTGTCCAGCTCTGACGAAGACAGGCTGGCTGAAAATACAGTCAATAAAATTGCACTGCAAGTCCTGTTGGAATTCGACAATAATCAGACCAGGGCGGATATTTTGCTTCGCCATCATATCCGACAAAATCATAAATTGCTGACCGGCCGCGAAAAAGGCAATTTATCCCGGACGGTGCTGAATGTACTGAAGTGGCGAATGCGTCTTGATTACTATGCCTCAAAAGTTTTGAAAGCCGATGTGACACGGTTTGATCCTTTGATGCGCAATGCTTATCGTCTGGCCACGCTCAATGCGACCGTTCTCAGCAAATCGTTGGACAAATGTATCGCTCTTTCCGATGCAGCCATGCCCAAAGAGCAAGGCAATTTTAAACAACCTTTACGCGAGTTTTTAAAAACACTTGTCAAAGCCAAAAGCGACATTCCGCTCCCGAGTCGACAAAAAGATATTATTCATGCCCTGGCCATTATTTTCTCTCATCCGGCATGGTTGGTCGAACGATGGGTCGAGCGTTACGGACAAGAGAATACGGAAAAATTGTGTGAGTTTAATAATGAAGAGAACGCATTTACGATCCGTGTCAATACGCTCAAGTCAGATGAAGTCAGCCTGATGTCTCAACTCAAAGATCAGGGTTTTTCAATTAAAAAATCACGGTATGGAAATTACGGCTTTTATGTTTCCGGTTTGGGTGAAATTTATTCCACCAACAGTTTTAAGAACGGCTTTTTTGAAATTCAGGATGAGGCGAGCCAACTTTTTGTCGAATGGTGCAATCCAAAAAACAGAGATTTGGTACTCGACGTCTGCGCGGGCAGCGGCGGTAAAACGATTTTTCTGTCTGCGTTGATGAACAATACCGGAAAAATCATTGCCACCGATACGAACGCGGGCGTGATGGATGATCTGGCCGAACGCATACGCCAGGCCGGTTGCTCCAACGTTGAAATTTTGCATCCGGATGTGGCCACGAATCAACTGAAGGAAAAATTCTTAGGGCAAGCCGATAAAGTCATCATCGATGCGCCTTGCAGCGGGCTGGGTACTTTATCAAAAAATCCTGACATCAAATGGCGGCTGCAACCTGAAGATATTGGCCGGTTGGCCGAAGAACAAAAATCCATTCTTGAATTTTATTCACAGTTCGTTTCCAAAGGCGGTGAAATGATTTACGCTACGTGTACCATTAATCCGGAAGAAAACGAACAAGTTGTGGAATCGTTTTTATCAGCGCATCCTGATTTTGAAATGATCAAAGAACACGATCCGAAATATAATTTCTTTATCGATGAGCGGGGTTATTTTTACATCCTTCCTTTTAAACACAACATGAGCGGCTTTTTCGGTTGTAAACTGAAGCGCGTTAACTAACGAGGTGATGTTATGCGATTTCTAGTTCTGGGCGGCGGATTGATGGGACGCGCCGTCATCAAAGATTTACTCGAGAACCCTGCCACTGAATCAGTGGTCGTAGCGGATATGAACAGTTCGATTCTTAAAGAATTGAAAGGTTTTTTAAAAAAATACGATTCTAAAAAATGGACATTTAAAAAAACGGATGTGAGTAAAGTGGCGTCGGTGAAAAAACTCATGAAAGGAGTACATACTGTCGTCAGCGCTGTCACATACAAATATAATTACGAACTTGCAAAAGCGGCTATTCAATCCGGCTGCCATTTTTGTGATTTGGGAGGCAATAATACTATTGTCGACAAAGAATTTACTCTCAATAAAATGGCTAAGAAAAAAGGCGTGACGGTTGTTCCGGATTGCGGCCTGGCTCCCGGCATGGTTTCAGTGCTGGTAGCGCATGGCGTAGCGCAACTTGATGAAACTGACAGCATCCGAATTCGTGTCGGCGGGTTACCGACCGAACCGAAGCCGCCGATGAACTATAAGTTAGTATTCTCAGTGCATGGACTGGTCAATGAATACATTGAGTCATGTGTGAAAATCCGCGATGGGAAAATCATTCATGTCGATCCGATGATCGAAGTTGAGGATCTGGAATTTCCAGCTCCATTTGGAAAATTAGAAGCGTTCAATACATCCGGAGGTACATCGACATTGCCGAAAACGTATTTGGGGAAAGTAAAAAACCTGGATTACAAAACAATTCGTTATCCCGGGCATTGCGCCCAATTTAAATTATTACTGGATCTCGGGCTGACTTCTTCAAAGCCGATTCAGGTAGGAAAAAATAAAATTGCTCCGCGGGATTTGCTATCCGTTTTGCTGACTGAAAAACTGACGATGGAAGGTAAAGATTGCGTGCTCGTTCGTGTGATCGTTGATGGAAAAAAATCAGGGATGGCCAAAACGGTTCAATATCAAATTATCGACTACGGCGACGATCATGTCACGGCGATGATGAGACTCACATCGTATCCCATCGCGGTCATTGCGCAGATGATGGCATCCGGTATGATCACGAAGCGCGGTGTTGTACCGCAGGAAGTATGCGTGCCTGCCGATACATTTATTTCTGAGTTATGGAAGCGCGGTATAGAAATATCCATTCAATCTAATTAATAATCGAAAGGCATAATTTTTGTCTAAATCGTCGACCATTCGTCGTAAGAAAGCGAAAGAATTCGTCAAAAAGCCGGATTTTAAATTTGAATTTGAAGGATACGATGCGATTCGTCCGGAACTGTTGGAAACGTTTGCCTATGAATATCCCGGTAAACGCAGTGAAGTGACGGTTGAAACGGATGAGTTTACAGCTGTGTGTCCGTGGTCAGGGCTTCCCGATTTTGCCAAAATTACCGTTGTGTATGTTCCGAATAAAGACGTGATCGAGTTACGCTCATATAAATATTATTTGTACAGTTATCGCAATGTCGGAATTTTTCAAGAGCATTTGACGCAACGTTTGTTGAACGATTTAGTGCGTTGCTGTGACCCGTTGGAAATGACGGTGATTACGGATTATAATATTCGCGGGGGCATTCATACGATTTCCAAAGCTTCGTACCACAAGAAAAAATAAGCTTTTTTCATTTTATTTTCCTACATTCTCACCCATTTGTTCTTACTTTAAGATAATAACGTATGACGAATCTTTCCCCTGCTGTGAATGCTTCAAAAATTCTCGTTGTCGATGATAACGATGCCATGGTTAATTTGCTGAGTGAATTTCTTGCTGAAGCCGGATATTATGTGATTACGGCTCGCGACGGCAAGGAAGCCATTGAGCAGGTTATGCGGGAAAATCCGGATCTGATTTTGCTGGATGCCGTGATGCCGGCAATGACCGGATACGAGGTGACCGAAAAATTAAAATCTGAAAATCATACGCGACTTATCCCGATCATCATGCTCACCGGTTTATCGGATTTCAACGACAAACTCAAAGGCATCGAGTTGGGTGTGGACGATTTCATTATGAAGCCGTTCAACCGCCTCGAATTGCTCACACGCGTAAAATCGCTGATTCGTGTTAAACAATTTACCGACGAACTCGAAAATGCTGAAACAGTTATTTTCAGTTTGGCACTGGCTGTAGAGGCGAAGGATTCGTACACTGAAGGCCATTGCAACCGTTTGTCGTATTACGGCGCGAAGCTGGCGGAACGTATCGGATTAAGCGAAGAACAAGTCAAAGCTGTCCGACGCGGCGGCATCTTACATGATATAGGAAAAATCGCAATCAATGATACGATTCTTCTGAAACCTGAACCTTTGACGAAAGAAGAATTTGAAATAATGAAACAGCATACGATCATTGGCGAGAAGATATGCAAGCCATTGAAGTCACTGAACAGCGTTTTGCCGATCATTCGCAGTCATCAGGAGCGATGGAACGGCACCGGTTATCCCGACGGTTTACGAGGCGAAGAAATTCCAATGATTGCGCGCGTCATTATGACGGTTGACGTTTTTGATGCTTTGACGACGGCGCGTCCATATCGGGGGGCTTTACCGGATGAACGCGCGTTTGAAATCATGGAAGAGGAAACAGCGTCGGGATTATGGGATCCGCAATTGATACATACATTTATTGATATGTTGCGTAATAACGAAGTTGAACGTCCGACGGGTAAGAATATGTCGCTAGCCGGTATATGAAAAAGCAGAGCAGCTTTCGTAATAACCATAAAAATGTCGACGATTTATCCGCATCGCTGGATAAATCGTATCGTAAAGAAGAGCCCTGGCGCGTTTTCCGGATCGTCGCCGAATTTGTTAACGGGTTCGAAGAAATGGAAAAAGTCGGGCCGGCCGTTTCGATTTTCGGATCGGCGCGCGCCTTGCGCGGATCTAAAAATTATCAATTGGCCGAAACGTGCGGGCGACAATTGGTCAAAGCCGGTTATGCGGTGATTACGGGTGGCGGACCTGGCATCATGGAAGCGGCCAATAAAGGCGCTAAAGAAGCGGGTGGCAAATCCATAGGACTCAGTATTGAGTTACCATTCGAAGCGAAATCCAACGATTATCTTACATCCGAATTATGGTTCAATTATTTTTTCGTACGGAAAGTGATGTTCGTCAAATACGCGAGCGGTTTTATTGTTTTGCCGGGCGGATTCGGAACGTTGGACGAATTTTATGAAGCCGTGACCCTCATTCAGACTCAGAAAATTACGCCATTCCCAATTGTTTTGATCGGGAAAAAATACTGGAAAGAATTGATCGACTGGATGAGCGCGACGGTATTGGCCGAGAAAAATATTTCACCGAAAGACATGGATTTGTTTTATACGACGGACGATCCGAAGGATGCCGTTGAGTGGATCAAGAAATTTTATAAAAATAAAAAAGCCCGAAAAAAATCCCGCGCTAAGTAGATGTATGCCTCCATCACACTCTAAATCTCTCTCCATCATTTTCGTTACAACATTGATAGATATGATCGGCTTCGGTATTGTCATACCGATTTTGCCCTATTTCGCCGAACATTTCGGAGCAAACGGTTTTGAAATAGGTTTACTCACGTCGGTCTATCTGTTGATGCAGTTCATCTTTACGCCTATATGGGGTTATTGTTCAGACCGATGGGGTCGACGGCCGGTTATTCTGATCTGTATTTTTGCTTCAAGCATGGCGTATGTGATATTTGGTTTGGC is part of the bacterium genome and harbors:
- a CDS encoding tetratricopeptide repeat protein, whose translation is MKSRLEILQELVSKDANDSFSRYGLAMEYMKNGDTAKALQTFDDLLQRDSNYLPVYYQMAKALEYAGRASDAADIYRRGLFVAKQQNNLHALSELQSALDELEDS
- the rsmB gene encoding 16S rRNA (cytosine(967)-C(5))-methyltransferase RsmB, whose protein sequence is MKKNKPKQTSGQQQGGGKRKRISNVAPSATGHSHGHGHGHGGGFRRHRHKGKQKINLYEAKIYKGALSSSDEDRLAENTVNKIALQVLLEFDNNQTRADILLRHHIRQNHKLLTGREKGNLSRTVLNVLKWRMRLDYYASKVLKADVTRFDPLMRNAYRLATLNATVLSKSLDKCIALSDAAMPKEQGNFKQPLREFLKTLVKAKSDIPLPSRQKDIIHALAIIFSHPAWLVERWVERYGQENTEKLCEFNNEENAFTIRVNTLKSDEVSLMSQLKDQGFSIKKSRYGNYGFYVSGLGEIYSTNSFKNGFFEIQDEASQLFVEWCNPKNRDLVLDVCAGSGGKTIFLSALMNNTGKIIATDTNAGVMDDLAERIRQAGCSNVEILHPDVATNQLKEKFLGQADKVIIDAPCSGLGTLSKNPDIKWRLQPEDIGRLAEEQKSILEFYSQFVSKGGEMIYATCTINPEENEQVVESFLSAHPDFEMIKEHDPKYNFFIDERGYFYILPFKHNMSGFFGCKLKRVN
- a CDS encoding saccharopine dehydrogenase NADP-binding domain-containing protein — translated: MRFLVLGGGLMGRAVIKDLLENPATESVVVADMNSSILKELKGFLKKYDSKKWTFKKTDVSKVASVKKLMKGVHTVVSAVTYKYNYELAKAAIQSGCHFCDLGGNNTIVDKEFTLNKMAKKKGVTVVPDCGLAPGMVSVLVAHGVAQLDETDSIRIRVGGLPTEPKPPMNYKLVFSVHGLVNEYIESCVKIRDGKIIHVDPMIEVEDLEFPAPFGKLEAFNTSGGTSTLPKTYLGKVKNLDYKTIRYPGHCAQFKLLLDLGLTSSKPIQVGKNKIAPRDLLSVLLTEKLTMEGKDCVLVRVIVDGKKSGMAKTVQYQIIDYGDDHVTAMMRLTSYPIAVIAQMMASGMITKRGVVPQEVCVPADTFISELWKRGIEISIQSN
- the queF gene encoding preQ(1) synthase; the protein is MRRKKAKEFVKKPDFKFEFEGYDAIRPELLETFAYEYPGKRSEVTVETDEFTAVCPWSGLPDFAKITVVYVPNKDVIELRSYKYYLYSYRNVGIFQEHLTQRLLNDLVRCCDPLEMTVITDYNIRGGIHTISKASYHKKK
- a CDS encoding response regulator; translated protein: MTNLSPAVNASKILVVDDNDAMVNLLSEFLAEAGYYVITARDGKEAIEQVMRENPDLILLDAVMPAMTGYEVTEKLKSENHTRLIPIIMLTGLSDFNDKLKGIELGVDDFIMKPFNRLELLTRVKSLIRVKQFTDELENAETVIFSLALAVEAKDSYTEGHCNRLSYYGAKLAERIGLSEEQVKAVRRGGILHDIGKIAINDTILLKPEPLTKEEFEIMKQHTIIGEKICKPLKSLNSVLPIIRSHQERWNGTGYPDGLRGEEIPMIARVIMTVDVFDALTTARPYRGALPDERAFEIMEEETASGLWDPQLIHTFIDMLRNNEVERPTGKNMSLAGI
- a CDS encoding TIGR00730 family Rossman fold protein, which gives rise to MKKQSSFRNNHKNVDDLSASLDKSYRKEEPWRVFRIVAEFVNGFEEMEKVGPAVSIFGSARALRGSKNYQLAETCGRQLVKAGYAVITGGGPGIMEAANKGAKEAGGKSIGLSIELPFEAKSNDYLTSELWFNYFFVRKVMFVKYASGFIVLPGGFGTLDEFYEAVTLIQTQKITPFPIVLIGKKYWKELIDWMSATVLAEKNISPKDMDLFYTTDDPKDAVEWIKKFYKNKKARKKSRAK